In Treponema primitia ZAS-2, a genomic segment contains:
- a CDS encoding carbohydrate ABC transporter permease, giving the protein MSNKPLAGRKADSTLIPGYAVVVLWCLFTVVIIGWIVAASFSTTKAIFAGKIFSDGFHPENYIKALITHKVGVYFVNSIIYTLTTCFGVILVSAPAAYILARYAFKGNKLIQNTFVAALGIPAIMIIMPLFALITRLNLTNSRGLLVFLYISINMPFTVFFMIAFFQNISFSFEEAASIDGCGPIRTFWVIILPLAQPGIITVTIFNFITVWNEYFMALIFANKTNLRPVAVGLYSMIQSMRYTGDWAGMFAAVVIVFLPTFLLYIFLSEKIIAGVTSGAIKG; this is encoded by the coding sequence ATGTCAAACAAACCTTTAGCCGGCAGAAAAGCCGACTCTACCCTGATTCCCGGTTATGCAGTAGTAGTGCTATGGTGCCTTTTTACGGTGGTAATCATAGGCTGGATAGTGGCTGCTTCTTTTTCCACCACCAAGGCGATCTTTGCGGGGAAGATATTCAGTGACGGCTTCCACCCGGAAAATTACATTAAAGCCCTTATCACCCACAAAGTTGGTGTCTATTTTGTGAATTCCATCATTTATACCCTTACCACCTGTTTTGGGGTTATCCTGGTTTCCGCTCCTGCGGCGTATATTCTGGCCCGCTATGCGTTTAAGGGCAATAAACTTATTCAGAACACCTTTGTTGCTGCACTGGGGATTCCGGCTATCATGATCATCATGCCCCTGTTTGCCCTGATTACCCGGCTTAACCTGACCAATTCCCGGGGATTACTGGTATTCTTGTATATCAGTATCAATATGCCCTTCACGGTCTTTTTTATGATCGCCTTTTTTCAGAATATTTCCTTTTCCTTTGAAGAGGCTGCGTCCATTGACGGCTGTGGGCCTATCAGGACCTTCTGGGTTATCATTCTGCCTCTAGCTCAGCCGGGCATAATAACCGTGACGATCTTTAACTTTATCACCGTATGGAACGAATATTTTATGGCCCTGATCTTTGCCAATAAGACAAATCTGCGCCCGGTGGCAGTGGGGCTTTATTCCATGATCCAGTCCATGCGCTACACCGGGGATTGGGCGGGGATGTTTGCCGCAGTAGTAATAGTGTTTCTGCCCACATTCCTGCTCTACATCTTCCTTTCTGAGAAAATTATTGCCGGGGTTACCAGCGGGGCTATCAAGGGTTGA
- a CDS encoding DUF5107 domain-containing protein — protein sequence MPGKTSVRTDWLFLKGSPRGLLPGMLPPDPGLGALANPQPLFRDPAPDLPVAAAFGFPEDKHATFGSETAFRILPYTRQDRYNRELEDLELPSVVLENDFLKAEFIPALGGRLWSLYDKTAKRDILYRNPVFRPANLAIRDAWFSGGIEWNIGRLGHSVHTCAPVFAGVLETAATGGAPSSGPVLRIWEFERQTRLFWRIEFTLADEVPVLYAAVCVENPDPVTKPLYWWTNAAVPQKPGVRVLSATDEVIYFVPGTGKMKTMGGAKLPELPTMPGADTSYPARFTYSNEYFFQNDRTIQDNSNNADQAYPWEIAVYEDGYAYAEASTAPLLYRKMFCWGSGPGGRRWQDFLSLKGEEYLEVQAGLAPTQLHTAEIAGDSVVDWVQGFTALNLDPAEAHQKDYAAAGAYSGAQLADRISRADLGQALEAARRRWETPVSSCLALGSGWGALETELRHASGTVADSAPCMSQGLVFSGAVESAPGMSQGLGFSGAVDSVPGIPRGLSFPGASIGEDERPWLELITKGALPMRPVEEGPGGFVVDETWERLLMKSPGREGDWLTPYHLGVIALERGDAARARACWEESLKGAENPWAYRNLGVVFLRENKPAEALDQYRKIFSRFGGGDAVSLDRSFAEEYVTLLMEQGLDVEAAAVLDAWVSGGEPRFMAEDSGPLTDALAKLAFARRDDALLDTLFSREPAHIREANTTLIDLWISREARRLGERENLSTAEAEEQIKRRVALGELSPPMEIDFRMFT from the coding sequence ATGCCGGGTAAAACTTCTGTCCGCACCGACTGGCTTTTCCTCAAAGGGAGCCCCCGGGGCTTGCTTCCCGGGATGCTTCCCCCGGACCCGGGTCTAGGCGCTCTGGCGAATCCTCAGCCCCTTTTCCGGGACCCTGCCCCAGATTTGCCCGTGGCGGCGGCTTTTGGGTTCCCTGAGGACAAACACGCTACCTTTGGCAGCGAAACTGCGTTCCGCATACTCCCCTATACCCGACAGGATCGCTACAACCGGGAACTGGAGGACCTTGAGCTGCCATCGGTGGTGTTGGAAAACGATTTTCTCAAAGCCGAATTTATCCCCGCCCTGGGCGGCCGGCTCTGGTCCCTGTACGATAAAACCGCTAAGCGGGACATACTCTACCGCAACCCGGTGTTCCGGCCCGCAAACCTTGCTATCCGGGATGCCTGGTTTTCCGGGGGCATCGAATGGAATATAGGCCGCCTGGGACACTCGGTACACACCTGCGCCCCGGTTTTTGCGGGGGTGCTTGAGACCGCCGCTACGGGTGGAGCTCCCTCCTCCGGGCCTGTGTTGCGTATATGGGAATTTGAGCGTCAGACCCGGCTCTTCTGGCGCATTGAATTCACCCTGGCCGATGAGGTCCCGGTGCTTTACGCTGCGGTCTGTGTTGAAAACCCCGACCCGGTGACGAAACCCCTGTACTGGTGGACCAATGCTGCGGTTCCACAAAAACCGGGAGTACGGGTTCTCTCTGCCACCGATGAGGTGATTTACTTTGTTCCCGGCACAGGAAAAATGAAGACCATGGGGGGCGCAAAATTACCTGAACTGCCCACCATGCCCGGAGCCGATACCAGTTATCCTGCAAGGTTTACCTATTCTAACGAATATTTTTTTCAGAACGATCGGACAATTCAAGATAATAGTAATAATGCGGATCAGGCTTATCCCTGGGAAATCGCGGTTTACGAAGATGGCTATGCCTATGCCGAGGCTTCCACGGCGCCCCTGCTGTACCGGAAGATGTTCTGCTGGGGCAGCGGCCCGGGCGGGCGGCGCTGGCAGGATTTTCTTTCCCTGAAGGGTGAGGAGTACTTGGAAGTTCAGGCCGGCCTTGCCCCGACCCAGCTCCATACGGCAGAGATTGCCGGGGACAGTGTTGTTGACTGGGTGCAGGGTTTTACAGCCCTGAACCTGGACCCGGCGGAGGCCCACCAGAAAGACTACGCTGCCGCCGGGGCATACTCCGGGGCACAGCTTGCGGACCGCATCAGCCGGGCGGATTTGGGACAGGCCCTGGAAGCGGCGAGGCGGCGTTGGGAAACGCCGGTATCCTCATGCCTTGCTTTGGGCAGCGGTTGGGGCGCCCTGGAAACGGAACTTCGGCATGCGAGTGGGACGGTGGCGGATTCAGCGCCGTGTATGTCCCAGGGTTTGGTTTTTTCCGGGGCGGTGGAATCTGCGCCGGGCATGTCACAAGGCCTGGGTTTTTCCGGGGCGGTGGATTCAGTACCGGGCATACCACGGGGTTTGAGTTTTCCCGGGGCGTCCATAGGCGAAGATGAGCGGCCCTGGCTGGAACTTATTACCAAAGGCGCCTTGCCTATGCGGCCTGTTGAAGAAGGCCCCGGGGGTTTTGTTGTTGATGAAACTTGGGAAAGGCTTTTAATGAAAAGCCCCGGGCGGGAAGGGGACTGGCTGACCCCCTATCACCTGGGGGTTATCGCCCTTGAACGGGGGGATGCGGCACGGGCACGGGCCTGCTGGGAGGAATCGCTGAAAGGCGCTGAAAACCCCTGGGCTTACCGGAACCTGGGGGTAGTTTTTCTGCGGGAGAATAAGCCTGCGGAAGCCTTGGATCAGTACCGGAAAATATTCAGCCGTTTTGGCGGCGGGGACGCGGTCAGTCTGGATCGTTCCTTTGCGGAGGAATACGTGACCCTGCTCATGGAACAGGGTCTGGATGTGGAAGCCGCCGCTGTGCTGGACGCCTGGGTTTCCGGCGGGGAACCCCGATTTATGGCAGAAGATTCCGGCCCCCTGACCGACGCCTTGGCCAAGCTTGCCTTTGCCCGCAGGGATGATGCGCTGCTGGATACACTGTTTTCCCGGGAACCTGCTCATATACGGGAAGCTAATACAACCCTGATAGACTTATGGATAAGCCGGGAGGCCCGGCGGCTTGGTGAAAGGGAAAATCTTTCCACGGCGGAAGCAGAAGAGCAGATAAAGCGCAGGGTTGCATTGGGGGAATTATCCCCACCCATGGAAATAGATTTCAGGATGTTTACCTGA
- the gcvPA gene encoding aminomethyl-transferring glycine dehydrogenase subunit GcvPA — MGSYIPHTEDDRQGMLTAMGRKSIDELFAAVPKNVMVKELNLPPGMAELEVSRKLGALAQENKVFPTIFRGAGAYRHYIPAAVKRITANETFITAYTPYQAEISQGILQSIFEYQTMICELTGMDVSNASVYDGASAAAEAVNMCRDREKQHIYVSESAHPQVIETIRSYCEGYGVPVTLVPAGKDGRTDTAALEKLINTKTTDKNSKPLQSAACLYLQTPNFSGLIEDTAKIAETVHAAGALLVTGVNPISLGLLESPGALGADIAVGEGQPLGLPLAFGGPYLGFMACKSALMRKLPGRIVGETTDAKGERAFVLTLQAREQHIRREKASSNVCSNEAHCALTAAVYLSVLGEEGFTEVARQCHSKAVYAAKLLSALPGFSLVYTGEFFNEFVTKCPDAKKVLAVLEKHGILGGYPLSNEITLWCFTELNTKEEIDELVRILKEEVL, encoded by the coding sequence ATGGGTTCATATATACCGCATACCGAAGATGACCGCCAGGGAATGTTGACGGCCATGGGCCGGAAATCAATAGATGAGCTGTTTGCGGCGGTTCCGAAAAACGTCATGGTCAAAGAACTGAATCTGCCGCCGGGCATGGCTGAGCTTGAGGTGTCCCGCAAGCTGGGTGCCCTGGCGCAGGAAAACAAAGTGTTTCCGACAATTTTCCGTGGCGCCGGGGCTTATCGGCACTATATCCCTGCGGCGGTCAAGCGGATTACCGCCAACGAAACCTTTATTACCGCCTACACTCCCTATCAGGCGGAGATAAGCCAGGGTATACTGCAATCGATCTTTGAGTACCAGACCATGATCTGCGAGTTGACCGGCATGGATGTTTCCAACGCCTCGGTCTATGATGGCGCAAGCGCCGCCGCCGAGGCGGTGAACATGTGCCGGGACCGGGAAAAGCAGCATATCTACGTTTCAGAATCCGCCCATCCCCAGGTTATCGAAACCATACGCAGTTATTGTGAAGGCTATGGTGTTCCCGTAACCCTGGTGCCCGCAGGCAAGGACGGCAGGACCGATACGGCAGCTCTGGAAAAACTGATCAACACAAAAACTACGGATAAAAACAGCAAGCCGCTTCAAAGCGCCGCGTGTCTTTACCTTCAGACCCCGAATTTTTCCGGTCTGATAGAAGACACCGCCAAAATAGCGGAAACGGTTCATGCCGCAGGCGCCCTGCTTGTGACTGGGGTGAACCCCATTTCCCTGGGACTGCTGGAAAGCCCCGGCGCCCTGGGCGCAGACATTGCGGTGGGCGAAGGCCAGCCCCTGGGCTTGCCCCTGGCTTTCGGCGGCCCCTACCTGGGCTTCATGGCCTGCAAAAGCGCCCTGATGCGGAAGCTTCCCGGCAGAATCGTTGGCGAGACCACGGATGCCAAAGGAGAGCGGGCTTTTGTGCTCACCCTGCAGGCCCGGGAGCAGCATATACGGCGGGAAAAGGCGTCGAGCAACGTCTGTTCCAACGAGGCCCACTGCGCTCTGACTGCGGCGGTCTACCTGTCCGTGCTGGGTGAGGAGGGCTTCACCGAAGTCGCCCGCCAATGTCACTCAAAAGCGGTCTACGCTGCAAAGCTCCTTTCCGCGCTTCCGGGCTTTTCTCTGGTGTATACCGGCGAATTCTTCAACGAATTTGTTACCAAGTGCCCGGATGCGAAAAAAGTTTTGGCGGTTCTTGAAAAGCATGGCATACTTGGCGGCTATCCTCTTTCGAATGAAATCACCCTTTGGTGTTTCACCGAACTCAACACAAAAGAAGAAATCGATGAACTGGTCCGTATCCTCAAGGAGGAAGTATTGTGA
- a CDS encoding ABC transporter substrate-binding protein, giving the protein MKRIFAGAALAVIGAALLLTGCSKKADSADTVKLVYWSMWNQTEPQAQAIEEGIRDFEKKNPTIKVEINWNGREIRKTLQPALDNNQTIDIWDEDLERVIKTWGSYSLKLDSYLDKTYPTTEGKAYKDAVMGSLIDLSRFYASDGAVYAIPYQPFVFAFMYNKEHFQKAGIASTPKTWDELIVAMGKLKAAGFVPMTMDDAYMDTLPGYYLARAKGYQWVEQLVNDNTNALWNDPAVLQMAKAFEAIAKAGYVSNTVAANKWPAGQQDVAAGTVTMYLNGTWLVNEIMGTTGPEFPWGTFAFPSVPNGVDDGTAANYGAQAFQVNKNSANPEAAFALIAHLTTGAWDKELAQRSYGVPVGGTTDWPVQLAEAKAIFNNLKICYPWAGGIQANTDKLPVIVESFTRLLGGTITADQFVATMKR; this is encoded by the coding sequence ATGAAACGAATTTTTGCAGGGGCAGCCCTGGCGGTCATTGGGGCCGCTCTTTTACTGACCGGATGTTCCAAGAAAGCCGACAGCGCCGATACGGTAAAGCTGGTGTACTGGTCCATGTGGAATCAAACCGAACCCCAGGCTCAGGCCATTGAAGAGGGGATTCGGGACTTCGAAAAGAAGAACCCCACCATTAAGGTGGAGATCAACTGGAACGGCCGGGAGATACGGAAGACCCTTCAACCCGCTCTGGACAATAACCAGACCATTGATATCTGGGACGAAGACCTGGAACGGGTCATCAAAACCTGGGGCAGCTACTCTTTGAAACTGGACAGCTACCTGGACAAAACCTATCCCACCACGGAAGGCAAGGCTTATAAGGATGCGGTGATGGGTTCCCTGATCGATCTGTCCCGGTTCTACGCTTCCGACGGTGCGGTCTACGCCATTCCCTATCAGCCCTTTGTGTTTGCCTTTATGTACAATAAAGAACATTTCCAAAAGGCGGGAATTGCCTCGACTCCGAAAACCTGGGATGAACTGATAGTGGCCATGGGCAAACTCAAGGCCGCAGGTTTTGTGCCCATGACCATGGATGACGCTTACATGGATACCCTGCCGGGCTACTACCTGGCCCGTGCTAAGGGCTACCAGTGGGTGGAACAACTGGTGAACGATAACACCAATGCTCTCTGGAATGATCCTGCGGTACTGCAAATGGCCAAGGCCTTTGAAGCTATCGCCAAGGCCGGGTATGTCTCCAACACCGTTGCTGCCAACAAGTGGCCTGCGGGTCAGCAGGATGTGGCCGCAGGAACCGTGACCATGTACCTCAACGGGACTTGGCTGGTGAACGAGATCATGGGAACCACTGGGCCGGAATTCCCCTGGGGCACCTTTGCCTTCCCCTCGGTACCTAATGGTGTGGATGACGGGACCGCCGCCAACTACGGCGCTCAGGCCTTCCAGGTTAACAAAAACAGCGCCAACCCTGAAGCGGCCTTTGCCCTGATCGCCCACCTGACCACCGGCGCCTGGGACAAGGAACTGGCCCAGCGTTCCTACGGGGTTCCCGTGGGGGGTACTACCGACTGGCCGGTCCAGCTGGCGGAAGCCAAGGCTATTTTCAATAACCTGAAGATCTGTTACCCCTGGGCTGGGGGTATTCAGGCCAATACAGACAAACTCCCGGTTATTGTGGAAAGCTTTACCCGGCTGCTCGGCGGTACCATTACTGCGGATCAGTTTGTGGCGACTATGAAGAGATAG
- the gcvH gene encoding glycine cleavage system protein GcvH, whose amino-acid sequence MNFPATLKYTKSHEWVKVLEGGLVEIGLTDYAQKELGDIVFINLPQPGDSISAGVSFADIESVKAVSDIFSPLTGTVKEINSAIQDSPESINKAPYEAWLIRAEGEIPQGELISAEEYQALLS is encoded by the coding sequence ATGAATTTTCCGGCTACTCTCAAGTACACAAAATCCCACGAGTGGGTAAAGGTTCTGGAAGGTGGACTTGTCGAAATCGGCCTGACCGATTATGCGCAGAAAGAGTTGGGGGACATTGTGTTCATCAACCTGCCCCAGCCCGGTGACAGCATTAGTGCGGGAGTCTCCTTTGCAGACATCGAATCAGTAAAGGCGGTCTCGGATATTTTTAGTCCCCTCACGGGAACCGTAAAAGAAATCAACAGCGCCATTCAGGACAGCCCCGAATCTATCAACAAGGCGCCCTACGAAGCATGGCTCATCCGCGCAGAAGGTGAAATTCCCCAGGGGGAACTGATCAGCGCCGAGGAATATCAGGCGCTTTTGTCTTAA
- a CDS encoding phosphotransferase enzyme family protein: protein MAGDRLSLLTGLLDKFAIYGEFESAEPFGSGHINATFRSRWNQAGVPVRYLHQRINEKVFLRPHEVMENIQRVTAHITEKLRGAPGWSRRTLTLVPGRDGKPWVRDAEGGWWRTYLFIEGTHSQEVVSSPGEAAFLGKSIGHFQKQLADLGGERLHEAIPDFHNMEYRYRRFYEALARDTANRAGEIPEEIAFMRENEDRGCILIRALRDGSIPERICHNDTKLNNILIDDVDSEALCVGDLDTVMPGTILFDTGDLIRTVTTRAEEDERDLSRVVFDPELFKFLMEGYLSEAAEFLTGEERGLLAESGRTITQIMGLRFLTDYLEGDQYYHIDRPGHNLDRCRNQIALIRSMDSRWGEAERIINKLDFSGSAGAS from the coding sequence ATGGCTGGGGATCGGCTTTCGCTCCTTACTGGGCTCCTGGATAAATTCGCCATCTACGGCGAATTTGAGTCTGCCGAGCCCTTTGGTTCGGGGCACATTAACGCTACTTTCAGGTCCCGGTGGAATCAGGCGGGGGTACCGGTGCGGTATCTGCACCAGCGGATAAACGAAAAGGTGTTTCTCCGCCCCCATGAGGTAATGGAAAACATACAGCGGGTCACCGCCCACATCACAGAAAAACTGCGGGGCGCCCCGGGCTGGAGCCGGCGGACCCTGACCCTGGTTCCCGGCCGGGACGGAAAGCCCTGGGTACGGGATGCTGAAGGGGGCTGGTGGCGGACCTACCTTTTTATCGAAGGTACCCACAGCCAGGAAGTGGTTTCCTCCCCCGGGGAAGCGGCTTTTCTGGGAAAAAGCATTGGGCATTTCCAGAAGCAGTTGGCGGACCTTGGAGGGGAGCGGCTTCACGAAGCTATCCCTGATTTTCATAACATGGAATATCGGTACCGCCGCTTTTACGAAGCTCTTGCCAGGGATACTGCGAACCGGGCCGGAGAGATCCCGGAAGAAATCGCCTTTATGCGTGAAAATGAGGACCGGGGATGTATCCTGATCCGGGCGCTTAGGGACGGCAGTATTCCTGAGCGGATCTGTCACAACGATACTAAACTGAACAATATTCTTATCGACGATGTTGATTCCGAGGCCCTCTGTGTAGGGGACCTGGATACGGTGATGCCCGGAACCATCCTTTTTGATACCGGGGACCTGATCCGCACCGTAACTACCCGGGCGGAGGAGGATGAGCGGGATCTTTCCCGGGTGGTCTTTGATCCGGAACTGTTTAAGTTTCTTATGGAAGGGTACCTTTCCGAGGCTGCAGAATTTCTCACTGGCGAAGAACGGGGGCTCCTTGCAGAATCGGGCCGGACTATCACCCAGATCATGGGTCTGCGTTTTCTTACGGATTACCTTGAGGGGGATCAGTATTACCATATCGACCGGCCCGGGCATAACCTGGATCGCTGCCGTAATCAGATTGCCCTGATCCGGTCCATGGATTCTCGGTGGGGTGAGGCAGAGAGGATTATTAACAAGCTAGACTTTTCAGGAAGCGCCGGAGCTTCCTGA
- the gcvT gene encoding glycine cleavage system aminomethyltransferase GcvT, which produces MEKKTPLYQWHESHGGRIVPFAGYLLPVQYESGVIAEHNAVREKAGLFDVSHMGEFVIQGKAALANLQRILTNDFTNMTIGRVRYTLMCNDGGTIIDDLVVCKMEEGRYFLVVNASNREKDADWIKAHLSGDVTFDDVSDTYAQIALQGPASPGILASLSNTIPAKYYTLIEQGTVAGIDCIVSRTGYTGETGFEFYCKSADAERLWEKLLEAGKGAGLIPCGLGARDTLRLEAAMPLYGHEMSDTVNPFEANLSSAVKMDKPDFIGKASLTGKEKPSRIRVGLRITGRGIAREHFPVFAGGKPVGQTSSGTFCPWLKQAFAMALVDSAIAQVGTPCEVDVRGKKVEAEICALPFYTKGQK; this is translated from the coding sequence TTGGAAAAGAAAACACCCCTTTATCAATGGCACGAATCTCATGGCGGAAGAATAGTCCCCTTTGCGGGGTACCTGCTCCCTGTGCAGTATGAATCCGGCGTTATCGCCGAACACAACGCGGTCCGCGAAAAGGCCGGCCTTTTTGACGTTTCCCACATGGGGGAATTTGTCATCCAGGGAAAGGCTGCCCTTGCCAATCTTCAGCGCATTTTAACTAACGACTTTACCAACATGACCATAGGCCGGGTCCGGTACACCCTGATGTGCAATGACGGGGGAACCATCATCGACGATCTGGTGGTGTGTAAAATGGAAGAGGGCCGCTATTTTCTGGTGGTCAATGCGTCGAACCGCGAGAAGGATGCGGACTGGATCAAGGCACACCTGAGCGGGGACGTCACCTTTGATGATGTTTCCGATACCTATGCCCAGATTGCTCTGCAGGGGCCCGCTTCTCCGGGCATACTGGCGTCCCTTTCCAACACTATTCCTGCGAAGTACTACACCCTGATCGAGCAGGGGACGGTAGCCGGTATAGACTGTATTGTTTCCCGGACCGGGTACACCGGTGAGACAGGTTTTGAGTTTTACTGTAAGAGTGCCGATGCAGAGCGGCTCTGGGAAAAACTCCTCGAAGCAGGGAAGGGCGCAGGGCTGATTCCCTGCGGGCTTGGGGCCAGGGATACCCTGCGGCTTGAGGCGGCCATGCCCCTCTACGGCCACGAGATGAGTGATACGGTGAATCCCTTTGAGGCAAATCTTTCCTCTGCGGTTAAAATGGACAAACCTGATTTTATCGGGAAGGCAAGTCTGACTGGAAAGGAAAAACCTTCCCGAATTCGGGTGGGGCTGCGTATCACCGGGCGGGGCATAGCCAGGGAACATTTCCCGGTATTTGCCGGGGGCAAGCCTGTGGGGCAAACCAGTTCGGGTACCTTCTGTCCCTGGCTGAAGCAGGCCTTTGCCATGGCCCTGGTGGACTCCGCAATCGCCCAAGTGGGAACCCCCTGCGAGGTTGATGTGCGGGGTAAAAAAGTTGAAGCTGAAATTTGCGCTCTTCCGTTTTATACGAAGGGACAAAAATAA
- the lgt gene encoding prolipoprotein diacylglyceryl transferase has protein sequence MNLNPLAVQFPPWLTPEIIPGFPFRWYGLMYIVAFGIAFLLYRKQVRERNFPMSEDELSGIYFWGILALLLGARIFSTMVYETRDIYRRQPWLVFWPFQNGRFTGLQGMSYHGGVIGGALATIIYAAIKRWDFREIIDMHAASIPLGYTFGRLGNFINGELYGRVTTGPFGMIFPHAQLLSAKESWVREAAEKTGIAIPSQTALLNLPRYPSQLFEAFFEGLILWAIIWIWRNRKPFKGFLVSLYLGGYGIFRFFIEYFREPDSDLGYRIQFIPTTLPTAQAHPALSFSTGQIFSFCMVAIAVAWFFIARKLPGHEVIRIYPNVPKTDSPKIIPPEEREEARKNRRKMRKRLR, from the coding sequence ATGAACCTAAACCCTTTGGCGGTACAATTTCCCCCCTGGCTCACCCCGGAAATAATCCCCGGTTTCCCCTTCCGTTGGTACGGCCTGATGTATATCGTAGCCTTTGGCATTGCCTTTCTGCTGTACCGCAAACAGGTGCGGGAGCGGAATTTTCCCATGAGCGAAGATGAGCTTTCGGGTATCTACTTCTGGGGTATCCTGGCCCTGCTCCTGGGGGCACGAATTTTTTCTACCATGGTGTATGAAACCCGGGACATTTACCGGCGCCAGCCCTGGTTGGTGTTCTGGCCCTTTCAGAACGGCCGCTTTACCGGGCTCCAAGGCATGAGTTACCATGGCGGGGTCATAGGGGGCGCCCTGGCGACAATCATCTACGCTGCAATAAAACGTTGGGACTTTCGGGAAATCATTGATATGCACGCCGCAAGTATTCCCCTAGGCTATACCTTTGGCCGCTTGGGTAATTTTATCAACGGCGAACTCTATGGCAGGGTGACCACCGGCCCCTTTGGGATGATCTTCCCCCACGCCCAGCTCCTTTCCGCCAAGGAAAGCTGGGTCAGGGAGGCGGCGGAAAAGACCGGCATTGCCATACCCAGCCAGACTGCGCTGCTGAACCTGCCCCGTTACCCCTCCCAGCTCTTTGAAGCCTTCTTTGAGGGGCTGATCCTCTGGGCGATCATCTGGATTTGGCGGAACCGTAAACCCTTTAAGGGCTTTTTAGTCAGCCTCTACCTGGGGGGCTACGGCATCTTCCGATTTTTCATCGAATACTTCCGGGAGCCTGATTCAGATCTAGGTTACCGCATTCAGTTTATCCCCACAACGCTCCCCACCGCCCAGGCCCACCCCGCCTTGAGTTTTTCTACCGGCCAGATTTTCTCGTTCTGCATGGTGGCCATCGCCGTTGCCTGGTTTTTTATTGCCCGCAAGCTTCCCGGCCACGAAGTGATCCGTATCTATCCGAATGTTCCCAAAACAGACAGTCCCAAGATTATTCCCCCTGAAGAGCGGGAAGAAGCCCGGAAAAACCGACGTAAAATGAGGAAACGGCTTCGATAA
- a CDS encoding carbohydrate ABC transporter permease, producing the protein MRKNSTLPMKIIFLGPAVFCYLVVFLYPTLRTAFMSFFKVDAITDALAKWSFTGLGNYASLFKSTLFMRSMQNIAGIWFYGGLLVFALGLLFAVILTSGVRYKAFFRAFIYLPNVISAVAMGTMWMQYVYSPRYGLLKNVFGFLKLEKLAAIQLTSPDYIFAALLVAYCFGMVGYFMLIFMAGIEKIPVDYYEVAVIEGASRWKQFVKITIPLMKNVLRTNIVLWTISTVGFFVWSMIFSPLNPEPGTVTPMVYMYQMIFGANMVVTERNVGIGAAVGVLLSLLVVVVFAAATKLIRDDDVEF; encoded by the coding sequence ATGCGAAAAAACAGTACCCTTCCGATGAAGATTATCTTTCTGGGCCCTGCAGTTTTTTGTTATTTGGTGGTTTTCCTGTACCCCACCCTGCGAACCGCCTTTATGAGCTTTTTTAAGGTTGATGCCATCACGGACGCTCTGGCAAAGTGGAGCTTTACAGGCCTGGGGAACTATGCTTCCCTTTTTAAAAGCACACTTTTTATGCGCTCCATGCAAAACATCGCCGGGATTTGGTTTTACGGCGGCCTTTTAGTGTTTGCCCTGGGGCTGCTCTTTGCGGTGATCCTCACTTCCGGGGTGCGGTACAAGGCTTTTTTCCGGGCATTTATTTACCTACCCAACGTTATTTCCGCGGTTGCCATGGGTACCATGTGGATGCAGTATGTCTACAGCCCCCGTTATGGCCTTTTGAAAAATGTTTTTGGCTTTCTTAAACTTGAAAAACTTGCGGCGATCCAATTGACATCGCCGGATTATATATTTGCCGCCCTCCTGGTAGCCTACTGCTTCGGTATGGTGGGCTACTTTATGCTCATCTTTATGGCGGGGATAGAAAAAATACCTGTGGACTATTATGAAGTTGCGGTGATTGAAGGGGCCTCCCGGTGGAAGCAGTTTGTAAAGATCACCATCCCCCTTATGAAAAACGTGCTCAGGACAAATATTGTGCTCTGGACCATCAGCACCGTGGGCTTTTTTGTCTGGTCCATGATCTTCTCCCCCCTGAACCCGGAGCCGGGTACTGTTACCCCTATGGTGTATATGTACCAGATGATCTTTGGGGCAAATATGGTGGTCACTGAAAGGAACGTTGGTATAGGCGCCGCCGTGGGGGTGTTGCTCTCCCTGTTGGTAGTAGTGGTTTTTGCGGCAGCGACCAAACTCATCAGGGATGATGATGTGGAATTCTAG